A single window of Leishmania major strain Friedlin complete genome, chromosome 10 DNA harbors:
- a CDS encoding putative DEAD/DEAH box helicase, whose protein sequence is MSGMAASNVLPRGSSATDDLAPSEVDSSYTHPLEVSGTSFKLYGESTTYTKEDAGHIFSSAKMHSYDPAILFNDLRQEGHQGLLNPTGGLGAGRSGDSPLAADDPETAARATEEEESDAVMRSGRNKQGAAGAAAMAAAMLDSRRAAEGIAMVPGHPLPVVFPRSDGLSPAPRVVKKLASGGLNEAHAGPQARQTRQSSEEDVDAIMCGEVMESERHVESHSLQRSITWRVQVLDEHCKPTPIKHFQHFREAMDVLPARVMQGLSESGLTRPTLFQSAAIPQLMCGRDVVGIAPDGSGTTVAYALLSMAVLVKVKAAQEQKRLAKVVEEGTSSAPLPPEPSEAPPSSSGAVVAHPIVVVLCTNRQTVLLTAAMYSSLGGEDVRLVAAYQSVDADDEDSQRSVIRRKKGCDVIVATPARLTALVREGHVALSRVHVLVVDRANHLLAVDPSPNGRSALQHVEDIMHAVKENGVAHQFSLWCTELGLPIESLVRKYMSPLTVTVMATREEHTNVNVREILYPLPSRDDRIKAIQQLYDQGTILKRDQVLVYCAYRETAEEVRRELIKALSAPSSMVQCVHSGLRCRKRNELLKAFQHGDIRILVATDVATKRLDVEELKHVIHYDLPAFTEVYKQRVSQVDRSGRQGTSHTFLTPGDTRVPPIARFVEKQTDHALNDEIRKMIADIEAAAGEDSWATPVLRMHGHAVSNTKWRVRGRREIRQQVETLSGLVSESDETPVG, encoded by the coding sequence ATGTCGGGGATGGCAGCGTCCAACGTGTTGCCTCGGGGCTCGTCTGCCACAGATGACCTCGCGCCGAGTGAGGTGGACTCCTCGTACACGCACCCCCTCGAGGTGAGCGGCACATCCTTCAAGCTGTACGGAGAGTCCACCACGTACACCAAGGAAGACGCTGGCCATatcttctcctccgccaaAATGCACAGCTACGACCCCGCTATCCTCTTCAACGATCTGCGACAAGAAGGGCACCAGGGGCTGCTCAACCCCACCGGCGGCCTCGGCGCTGGCCGATCAGGGGATTCGCCACTGGCAGCCGATGACCCGGagacagcagcgcgagcgaccgaggaggaagagagcgacgCCGTCATGCGCTCTGGACGCAACAAGCAAGGCGCcgcgggtgcggcagcgatggctgCGGCGATGCTCGACTCGCGCCGCGCGGCTGAAGGCATAGCCATGGTACCAGGCCACCCGCTTCCGGTCGTCTTCCCACGATCCGACGGGCTGTCACCGGCTCCGCGCGTTGTCAAGAAGCTCGCCTCCGGAGGTTTGAACGAGGCACACGCTGGACCGCAGGCACGTCAGAcgaggcagagcagcgaAGAGGACGTTGATGCGATCATGTGCGGTGAGGTCATGGAGAGCGAGCGGCACGTCGAGTCGCACAgcctgcagcgcagcatTACATGGCGGGTCCAGGTGCTTGATGAGCACTGCAAGCCCACTCCCATCAAGCACTTTCAGCACTTCCGCGAGGCGATGGAtgtgctgccggcgcgtgTAATGCAGGGGCTGAGTGAGTCGGGGCTCACGCGCCCGACGCTCTTCCAGTCGGCCGCCATCCCGCAGCTGATGTGCGGGCGCGATGTCGTCGGCATCGCTCccgatggcagcggcacgacAGTCGCTTACGCCCTGCTGTCCATGGCCGTGCTCGTGAAGGTCAAGGCCGCCCaggagcagaagcggctggcgaaggtggtggaggagggcaccagctcggcgccactgccgccagaGCCGTCTGAggcgccgccatcatcgtctggcgccgtcgtcgcgcacCCGATTGTGGTTGTCCTGTGCACCAACCGCCAAACGGTGCTGCTGACAGCCGCTATGTACAGCAGCCTCGGTGGCGAAGACGTTCGACTCGTGGCAGCGTATCAGTCGGTGGACGCTGACGATGAAGACAGCCAGCGGAGCGTCATTCGCCGGAAGAAGGGCTGCGACGTGATTGTGGCTACGCCAGCTCGCTTGACGGCGTTGGTGCGCGAGGGCCATGTCGCTCTGAGTCGCGTGCACGTACTGGTTGTGGACAGGGCAAACCACCTCTTGGCGGTGGACCCCAGCCCGAACGGCCGCTCAGCGTTGCAGCATGTCGAGGACATAATGCACGCTGTGAAGGAAAACGGCGTCGCGCATCAGTTTTCTCTGTGGTGCACAGAGCTGGGGCTGCCCATCGAGTCCCTCGTGCGCAAGTACATGTCACCGCTGACGGTGACGGTGATGGCGACGCGCGAGGAGCACACAAACGTGAATGTGCGCGAGATCCTGTACCCACTGCCAAGCCGCGATGACCGTATCAAAGCCATCCAGCAGCTGTACGACCAGGGCACCATCTTGAAGCGCGACCAGGTGTTGGTGTACTGTGCCTATCGCGAGACCGCCGAGGAGGTGAGGAGGGAGCTGATCAAGGCGCTGTCTGCCCCGTCGTCTATGGTTCAGTGTGTGCACAGCGGCCTGCGCTGTCGAAAGCGCAACGAACTCCTCAAGGCCTTCCAGCACGGCGACATTCGCATTTTGGTTGCCACGGACGTGGCGACGAAGCGACTCGATGTCGAGGAGCTGAAGCACGTCATCCACTACGACCTGCCTGCCTTCACCGAGGTGTACAAGCAGCGCGTTAGCCAGGTGGACCGCTCCGGCCGGCAAGGGACGTCACACACCTTCCTCACCCCAGGCGACACCCGCGTGCCGCCAATTGCCAGATTTGTGGAGAAGCAGACGGACCACGCCCTTAACGATGAAATTCGCAAGATGATCGCTGACATTGAGGCCGCGGCCGGCGAGGACAGCTGGGCCACCCCGGTGCTGCGCATGCACGGCCACGCCGTGTCGAACACGAAATGGCGGGTGCGCGGACGGCGAGAGATACGGCAGCAGGTGGAGACTCTTTCTGGTCTCGTATCGGAGTCGGACGAGACGCCTGTGGGCTAG